From a single Phragmites australis chromosome 7, lpPhrAust1.1, whole genome shotgun sequence genomic region:
- the LOC133925535 gene encoding probable protein phosphatase 2C 42 — MALSVPVTIKTTEHGGNGRFDYAVSAMQGYRENMEDAHAIVLDLDAATATSFFGVYDGHGGPAVAKYCAKHLHIELLKFQEFHDNLPYAVERTFLRMDEMLRDRRAGWELSKYGGNEQWKKYRRNLLTSCFLPLCVQRPAYAGPVGDGCTACVALIRGNQIIVGNAGDSRCVLSRNGQAIELSTDHKPNLPAETQRIQDAGHEVAMSNRGNIHRIDDGIAISRAIGDLRYKDNANLSPQNQAVTALPEVRSEEITDDTEFLVIACDGIWDCMTSQQLVNYVTIYMNNNVDLWRICESLLSHCLAQPRGKDNMSVILVRFNKPAEGRPVHQRVAGHPGVLSSNAPAAAVAPSAPQHAAGHPGALSSSIVLPPPPNVEHTVSSAPPSVNLGGADAGPIAGGVYDQLPETQRSKSSEL; from the exons ATGGCACTTTCTGTGCCTGTGACAATAAAGACTACTGAGCATGGTGGTAATGGAAGATTTGACTATGCCGTGTCAGCTATGCAAGGATACCGTGAAAATATGGAAGATGCT catgcaattgttctagATCTTGATGCTGCGACTGCCACATCATTCTTTGGTGTTTATGATGGCCATGGAG GACCAGCTGTAGCAAAGTATTGCGCGAAACACTTACACATTGAGCTTCTCAAATTTCAAGAGTTTCATGACAATCTTCCTTATGCAGTGGAGAGAACGTTCTTAAG AATGGATGAGATGTTGAGAGACAGGAGGGCAGGGTGGGAATTATCCAAGTATGGTGGTAACGAACAATGGAAAAAATATAGAAGAAATCTTCTCACCAGTTGTTTTTTACCTCTCTGTGTGCAG AGGCCTGCATATGCGGGGCCAGTAGGGGATGGATGTACTGCGTGTGTGGCTCTCATTAGAGGCAACCAAATCATTGTTGGAAATGCTGGTGATTCTCGCTGTGTACTCTCAAGGAATGGTCAG GCAATTGAATTATCCACCGATCACAAACCAAACCTTCCAGCCGAAACACAGAGAATACAAGATGCAGGACATGAGGTAGCTATGTCAAATAGAGGAAACATCCATCGTATTGATGATGGAATTGCGATCTCGAGAGCAATTG GTGACCTGAGGTACAAGGATAATGCCAATTTGAGTCCCCAAAACCAAGCGGTGACTGCCTTACCTGAAGTTCGCTCT gAAGAGATAACCGATGATACTGAATTTCTTGTTATAGCATGTGATGGAATCTG GGATTGCATGACAAGCCAGCAACTGGTTAATTATGTAACGATATACATGAATAAT AACGTAGACCTGTGGCGCATCTGTGAGTCCCTTCTTTCGCACTGCTTAGCACAACCTAGAGGGAAGGACAACATGTCTGTCATACTGGTTCGGTTCAATAAGCCCGCCGAAGGTCGCCCCGTCCACCAACGTGTCGCCGGCCACCCTGGGGTCTTGTCCTCCAACGCGCCAGCGGCCGCCGTAGCGCCCTCCGCCCCCCAACATGCCGCCGGTCACCCTGGGGCCCTGTCGTCCTCCAtcgtgctgccgccgccgccaaacGTGGAGCACACTGTCAGCTCCGCCCCGCCCTCCGTCAACTTGGGCGGTGCTGACGCTGGCCCCATCGCGGGCGGAGTCTACGACCAGCTCCCCGAGACACAGCGCTCCAAGAGCTCAGAGCTCTGA